A genome region from Camelina sativa cultivar DH55 chromosome 10, Cs, whole genome shotgun sequence includes the following:
- the LOC104718518 gene encoding ABC transporter B family member 9-like, which translates to MGKEEEREETMEENPTKKKNDGGNQKVSYFKLFSFAEKTDVVLMTVGTLAAMGNGLTQPLMTLIFGQLIDAFGTTDPDHMVREVWKVAVKFLYLAVYSCVVAFLQVSCWMVTGERQSATIRGLYLKTILRQDIGYFDTETTTGEVIGRMSGDTILIQDAMGEKVGKVIQLGTTFVGGFAIAFIKGPLLTLVLLSCIPLLVMAGAAMSLIMSKMASRGQVAYAEAGNVVEQTIGAIRTVVAFTGEKKATEKYERKLEVAYKTMVQQGLISGLGLGTLLGVMFCSYGLAVWYGAKLIVEKGYNGGQVINIIFAVLTGGMSLGQTSPSLNAFAAGRAAAFKMFETIKRRPKIDAYDMSGSVLEDIRGDIELKDVYFRYPARPDVQIFAGFSLFVRNGTTVALVGQSGSGKSTVISLVERFYDPESGQVLIDNVDLKKLQLKWIRSKIGLVSQEPVLFATTIRENIAYGKEDATDQEIRTAIELANAAKFIDKLPQGLDTMVGEHGTQISGGQKQRLAIARAILKNPKILLLDEATSALDAESERIVQDALVNLMSNRTTVVVAHRLTTIRTADVIAFVHQGKIVEKGTHDEMIQDPEGAYSQLVRLQEGSKEEANETERPETSLDVERSGSRRLSSAMRRSVSRNSSRSSSRHSFSLTSNFFIPGVGVNQTEEIQDEETTVRHKKVSLKRLARLNKPEIPVLLLGSLAAMVHGTLFPIFGLLLSSSINMFYEPAAILKKDSHFWALIYVALGVANFVMIPIQNYFFGIAGGKLIKRIRSMSFDKVVHQEISWFDDTSNSSGAIGARLSTDASTVRSLVGDALALIVQNIATVATGLIIAFTANWMLALIVLALSPFIVIQGYAQTKFLTGFSADAKAMYEEASQVANDAVGSIRTVASFCAEGKVMDLYQQKCDGPKKNGVRLGLMSGAGFGFSFFFLYCINCVCFVSGAGLIQIGKATFGEVFKVFFALTIMAIGVSQTSAMAPDTSKAKDSAASIFDILDSKPKIDSSSDEGTTLQNVHGNIEFKHVSFRYPMRPDVQIFRDLCLSIPSGKTVALVGESGSGKSTVISMIERFYNPDSGKILIDQVEIQTFKLSWLRQQMGLVSQEPILFNETIKSNIAYGKTGVATEEEIVSAAKAANAHNFISSLPQGYETSVGERGVQLSGGQKQRIAIARAILKDPKILLLDEATSALDAESERVVQDALDRVMVNRTTVVVAHRLTTIKNADVIAVVKNGVIAEKGRHETLMKISGGAYASLVTLHMTSN; encoded by the exons ATgggaaaagaagaggaaagagaagaaacaatggAGGAGAACCcgaccaagaagaagaatgatggtGGGAATCAGAAAGTGTCGTATTTCAAACTGTTTTCGTTTGCCGAGAAAACCGACGTAGTTTTGATGACCGTCGGGACTCTCGCCGCCATGGGTAACGGCCTTACTCAGCCGTTAATGACTCTAATCTTCGGCCAGCTCATAGACGCCTTTGGTACCACCGATCCAGATCATATGGTTAGAGAAGTGTGGAAG GTTGCTGTAAAGTTTCTTTACCTTGCAGTATACTCTTGTGTCGTCGCCTTCCTCC AGGTCTCATGCTGGATGGTTACTGGAGAACGTCAATCCGCCACAATTCGTGGTCTATACCTGAAAACGATATTAAGACAAGATATAGGCTACTTCGATACGGAGACAACCACCGGAGAGGTCATCGGAAGAATGTCCGGAGACACAATTTTGATTCAAGACGCCATGGGAGAAAAG GTTGGAAAAGTCATACAACTAGGAACGACTTTCGTTGGAGGATTCGCGATTGCATTTATTAAAGGCCCGCTTTTAACGTTGGTTCTTTTGAGTTGCATCCCTCTGCTTGTGATGGCAGGTGCAGCCATGTCTCTGATCATGTCTAAAATGGCTAGCCGTGGTCAAGTGGCTTACGCAGAGGCTGGAAATGTAGTTGAACAAACCATTGGAGCCATTAGAACA gTAGTTGCGTTTACCGGAGAGAAAAAAGCAACGGAAAAATACGAACGGAAGCTCGAGGTCGCTTACAAGACTATGGTTCAACAGGGTTTGATCTCTGGTCTAGGCCTTGGTACATTGCTAGGCGTGATGTTTTGCAGCTACGGTTTAGCGGTTTGGTATGGTGCAAAGCTAATAGTGGAGAAAGGTTACAATGGCGGACAAGTCATCAATATAATTTTCGCGGTCTTGACAGGAGGAAT GTCATTAGGGCAAACATCACCGAGTTTGAATGCTTTCGCCGCAGGAAGAGCCGCAGCTTTCAAAATGTTTGAAACGATCAAGAGGCGTCCAAAGATTGATGCGTACGATATGAGCGGTTCTGTTCTTGAGGACATTAGAGGAGACATTGAGCTTAAAGATGTTTACTTCAGGTATCCGGCAAGGCCTGATGTTCAAATCTTCGCTGGATTCTCGCTCTTTGTACGGAATGGCACGACGGTGGCTCTAGTGGGACAGAGCGGAAGCGGGAAATCGACGGTTATCAGTCTAGTAGAGAGGTTCTATGATCCGGAATCAGGACAAGTTTTGATAGACAACGTTGATTTGAAGAAGCTTCAGCTCAAATGGATAAGAAGCAAAATCGGTTTGGTTAGCCAAGAACCTGTGTTGTTTGCGACCACAATAAGGGAGAACATAGCTTATGGGAAAGAAGATGCGACTGATCAAGAGATTCGAACTGCGATTGAACTCGCTAACGCCGCTAAATTCATTGACAAACTCCCACAG GGTTTGGATACTATGGTAGGAGAGCACGGGACGCAAATTTCTGGTGGACAGAAACAGAGGTTAGCTATCGCTAGGGCAAttttgaaaaaccctaaaatcttgCTTTTAGATGAAGCAACAAGTGCGTTAGATGCAGAATCCGAACGTATTGTTCAAGACGCGCTCGTGAACTTAATGTCAAATCGTACTACCGTTGTGGTTGCTCACCGGTTGACCACGATAAGAACCGCGGACGTAATCGCCTTTGTCCACCAAGGAAAAATTGTCGAGAAAG GAACTCACGATGAGATGATTCAAGATCCCGAGGGAGCGTATTCACAGCTTGTTCGTCTTCAAGAAGgatcaaaagaagaagctaacGAAACAGAGAGACCTGAAACAAGCTTAGACGTGGAGAGATCAGGAAGTCGTAGGTTATCATCAGCGATGAGGAGATCAGTTAGCCGGAATTCATCCAGATCGAGCAGCCgccactctttctctctcacttccAATTTCTTCATACCAGGCGTTGGCGTTAACCAGACCGAGGAGATCCAAGATGAGGAAACAACCGTGAGACACAAGAAAGTATCATTAAAACGGCTTGCTCGCCTCAACAAACCAGAAATTCCGGTTTTATTACTCGGGTCACTTGCCGCAATGGTTCACGGAACGTTGTTTCCCATCTTCGGTTTACTGCTTTCGAGCTCGATCAATATGTTCTATGAACCAGCAGCGATACTGAAGAAAGATTCACATTTTTGGGCACTGATATATGTCGCTCTCGGTGTAGCTAATTTCGTCATGATCCCTATCCAAAACTATTTCTTCGGTATCGCTGGAGGAAAGCTGATTAAACGCATCCGATCAATGTCGTTTGATAAAGTGGTTCATCAAGAAATCAGTTGGTTCGATGACACATCTAATTCCAG CGGTGCGATTGGAGCGAGGTTGTCTACGGATGCTTCAACAGTGAGGAGTTTGGTAGGAGATGCATTGGCGTTAATAGTACAGAACATAGCTACTGTAGCCACTGGGTTGATAATAGCGTTTACAGCGAACTGGATGCTAGCTCTCATAGTTCTTGCTCTCTCACCATTTATTGTCATCCAAGGATATGCTCAAACCAAGTTCCTGACCGGTTTCAGTGCAGATGCTAAG GCGATGTATGAAGAAGCGAGTCAAGTGGCAAATGATGCAGTTGGAAGCATAAGAACGGTTGCATCTTTCTGCGCAGAGGGCAAAGTAATGGATTTATACCAACAAAAATGCGATGGACCGAAGAAGAACGGTGTCCGGTTAGGTCTTATGAGCGGTGCGGGTTtcggtttctctttcttttttctctattgCATCAATTGTGTATGTTTCGTCAGCGGTGCGGGGTTGATTCAAATAGGTAAAGCCACATTtggtgaagtcttcaag gttttttttgCATTGACGATCATGGCGATTGGAGTATCTCAAACGAGTGCTATGGCACCTGATACAAGCAAAGCTAAAGACTCTGCTGCTTCCATTTTCGATATCCTCGATAGTAAACCGAAGATCGATTCGAGCTCTGATGAAGGTACAACGTTGCAAAACGTTCATGGAAATATCGAATTCAAACATGTTAGTTTCCGGTACCCGATGCGACCGGACGTTCAGATATTTCGTGATTTGTGCTTGAGTATCCCTTCCGGAAAG accGTTGCACTTGTTGGAGAGAGCGGGAGCGGGAAATCAACGGTGATAAGCATGATTGAGAGGTTTTATAATCCGGATTCAGGAAAGATTCTGATCGATCAGGTGGAGATTCAAACGTTTAAATTGAGTTGGTTAAGGCAACAGATGGGTTTGGTTAGTCAAGAACCGATTCTGTTCAACGAGACTATCAAATCAAACATAGCTTATGGTAAAACCGGTGTAGCCACAGAGGAAGAGATTGTATCAGCAGCAAAAGCCGCAAACGCACATAACTTCATCAGCTCGTTGCCTCAGGGTTACGAAACGTCGGTTGGAGAACGTGGCGTTCAGCTATCTGGCGGTCAGAAACAGAGGATTGCGATTGCTCGTGCCATTTTAAAAGATCCAAAGATTTTGTTGCTTGATGAAGCGACGAGTGCGTTGGACGCAGAGTCTGAGCGTGTGGTTCAGGATGCGCTTGATCGAGTTATGGTGAACCGAACCACTGTAGTTGTGGCTCACCGGCTCACGACGATCAAGAACGCAGACGTGATCGCGGTTGTGAAAAACGGCGTTATTGCTGAGAAGGGAAGGCATGAGACACTAATGAAGATTTCAGGTGGTGCTTATGCTTCTCTTGTCACTCTGCACATGACTTCAAATTAA
- the LOC104718516 gene encoding suppressor protein SRP40-like isoform X1: protein MPSGAKKRKAAKKKQEVEEASSTQINLKSNNNHDSRSQGERENDDGTVSSQENYKKSGSTEEDAIRIEKDTDDRIEITDSSHDHDKSSSSSSSSSSSSSSSSDDESREVKKVDDDNKETGESVPEVITVSSVPVEPVPIAGDAPFMGCTANAIVENTGLLDSATPSDPNSGELVVISHVDTITSNETDENPLPKPTEIAPEVSLASDAIRQASSGETDSDVKESEEKTSPLPESNGVPEDKRGSDVVISHEEEAPVRPTHGIAQRTSWLSCCGLFDVVTGSSR from the exons ATGCCTTCAGGTGCTAAAAAAAGGAAAGCAGCCAAGAAAAAgcaagaagtagaagaagcatCTTCTACTCAAATCAATCTCAAATCCAACAACAACCATG ATTCGAGAAGCCAAGGTGAAAGGGAGAACGATGATGGTACTGTTAGCTCTCAGGAGAACTACAAGAAGTCAGGATCGACTGAGGAAGATGCTATCAGAATCGAAAAGGATACTGATGACCGCATAGAGATCACTGATTCAAGTCATGATCATGACAAGAGCTCTAGCAGCAGTAGCAGTAGTAGCAGCAGCAGTAGCAGCAGCTCAGATGATGAGTCCCGGGAAGTTAAGAaggttgatgatgataataaagaGACTGGTGAGTCGGTTCCTGAAGTGATTACTGTGAGTTCTGTGCCAGTTGAACCTGTGCCGATTGCTGGAGATGCTCCGTTTATGGGGTGTACTGCTAATGCGATTGTAGAGAATACCGGTTTGTTGGATTCAGCTACGCCTAGTGATCCCAACTCTGGAGAACTGGTTGTAATCTCGCATGTTGATACTATAACCTCAAACGAGACGGACGAGAACCCTTTGCCTAAACCAACTGAGATTGCCCCTGAAGTTTCTCTTGCATCTGATGCGATTAGGCAGGCATCTTCTGGTGAAACCGACTCTGATGTGAAAGAAAGCGAGGAAAAAACATCGCCTCTTCCAGAATCCAACGGTGTTCCTGAAGACAAAAGAGGGTCTGATGTTGTCATATCTCATGAGGAAGAG GCTCCCGTGCGACCAACACATGGTATTGCGCAAAGAACCTCATGGTTAAGTTGCTGTGGCTTGTTTGATGTGGTCACTGGATCCAGTAGATAA
- the LOC104718516 gene encoding suppressor protein SRP40-like isoform X2 gives MDSRSQGERENDDGTVSSQENYKKSGSTEEDAIRIEKDTDDRIEITDSSHDHDKSSSSSSSSSSSSSSSSDDESREVKKVDDDNKETGESVPEVITVSSVPVEPVPIAGDAPFMGCTANAIVENTGLLDSATPSDPNSGELVVISHVDTITSNETDENPLPKPTEIAPEVSLASDAIRQASSGETDSDVKESEEKTSPLPESNGVPEDKRGSDVVISHEEEAPVRPTHGIAQRTSWLSCCGLFDVVTGSSR, from the exons ATGG ATTCGAGAAGCCAAGGTGAAAGGGAGAACGATGATGGTACTGTTAGCTCTCAGGAGAACTACAAGAAGTCAGGATCGACTGAGGAAGATGCTATCAGAATCGAAAAGGATACTGATGACCGCATAGAGATCACTGATTCAAGTCATGATCATGACAAGAGCTCTAGCAGCAGTAGCAGTAGTAGCAGCAGCAGTAGCAGCAGCTCAGATGATGAGTCCCGGGAAGTTAAGAaggttgatgatgataataaagaGACTGGTGAGTCGGTTCCTGAAGTGATTACTGTGAGTTCTGTGCCAGTTGAACCTGTGCCGATTGCTGGAGATGCTCCGTTTATGGGGTGTACTGCTAATGCGATTGTAGAGAATACCGGTTTGTTGGATTCAGCTACGCCTAGTGATCCCAACTCTGGAGAACTGGTTGTAATCTCGCATGTTGATACTATAACCTCAAACGAGACGGACGAGAACCCTTTGCCTAAACCAACTGAGATTGCCCCTGAAGTTTCTCTTGCATCTGATGCGATTAGGCAGGCATCTTCTGGTGAAACCGACTCTGATGTGAAAGAAAGCGAGGAAAAAACATCGCCTCTTCCAGAATCCAACGGTGTTCCTGAAGACAAAAGAGGGTCTGATGTTGTCATATCTCATGAGGAAGAG GCTCCCGTGCGACCAACACATGGTATTGCGCAAAGAACCTCATGGTTAAGTTGCTGTGGCTTGTTTGATGTGGTCACTGGATCCAGTAGATAA
- the LOC104718517 gene encoding SH3 domain-containing protein 3: MDAFRRQASKLRDQVAKQQLAVIKQFSGTGYESSDVMVIDELEMQRHHQLDKLYRSTRSAKEFQREIVKAAETFTTIGLRHIEAGTKLSEDCCRYGNENSQNIDENILAKAAAIYGDARKHVDKEQEDFNKLLASQVLDPLRAMVAGSPLEDARHLAQRYSRMRQEAETHATEVSRRQARVRESPIPENVAKLQLAEAKMQELKANMAVLGKEATAALAAVESQQHRLTFQRLVAMVEGEKNYHLRIAAILSDIEAEMVTEKQHKESAPPAIPTENGSEKTSYFLAEVVHPFSAASEKELDLNKGDYVVVRKVSQTGWAEGECKGKAGWFPMAYIEKRQRLPTNNFAAEVY, translated from the exons ATGGATGCTTTTAGAAGGCAAGCGAGTAAGCTCAGGGATCAAGTCGCAAAGCAGCAACTG GCTGTGATCAAGCAGTTCAGTGGGACTGGTTATGAAAGCTCAGATGTAATGGTAATTGATGAGTTAGAAATGCAAAGGCATCATCAGCTCGATAAGCTATACCGCTCTACTCGTTCTGCAAAG GAGTTCCAGAGAGAGATAGTTAAAGCAGCTGAGACTTTTACCACGATCGGGCTCAGGCACATTGAAGCAG GAACCAAGTTGTCTGAAGACTGTTGTAGGTATGGGAACGAAAATAGTCAGAACATTGATGAGAATATTCTAGCCAAGGCTGCAGCTATATACGGTGATGCTCGGAAACATGTAGACAAAGAACAGGAAGACTTCAACAAGCTTTTGGCTTCTCAG GTTTTGGATCCTCTTAGAGCTATGGTTGCCGGTTCTCCTCTTGAAGATGCTCGTCATCTTGCTCAACGTTACAGCCGCATGAGACAAGAAGCAGAGACACAT GCAACAGAAGTCTCTAGAAGGCAGGCACGTGTAAGAGAATCTCCGATTCCAGAAAATGTGGCAAAGCTTCAACTAGCAGAAGCTAAGATGCAAGAGCTAAAAGCAAACATGGCAGTTCTTGGTAAAGAAGCAACTGCTGCATTGGCCGCTGTTGAATCACAGCAACATAGACTCACTTTCCAGAGGCTTGTGGCCATG GTTGAAGGGGAGAAGAATTATCACTTAAGAATAGCAGCAATCCTTAGTGACATTGAAGCAGAG ATGGTAACTGAGAAACAACACAAAGAATCTGCTCCTCCTGCGATTCCAACAGAGAACGGCTCAGAGAAAACATCATACTTTTTAGCTGAA GTGGTTCATCCGTTTTCCGCTGCTTCAGAGAAAGAGCTAGACTTGAACAAAGGAGATTACGTCGTTGTCCGAAAG GTGAGCCAAACCGGTTGGGCTGAAGGAGAATGCAAAGGCAAAGCTGGTTGGTTTCCTATGGCTTACATTGAGAAACGACAGAGACTTCCTACAAACaactttgctgctgaagtttaCTGA